From one Paenibacillus terrae HPL-003 genomic stretch:
- a CDS encoding four-helix bundle copper-binding protein: protein MKHSYQQCVDACLECMNACNVCYVASLKEYDLAMLRECIRVSRECAEICGFAAQMLERGTEFAEQICELCAKACEVCAAECGKHAHEQCKHCAEACRRCVQACRQMVAV from the coding sequence ATGAAACATTCATACCAACAATGCGTGGATGCTTGCCTGGAATGTATGAACGCTTGCAACGTCTGTTACGTGGCGAGCTTGAAGGAATATGATTTGGCTATGCTGCGCGAGTGTATTCGAGTGAGCCGGGAATGTGCAGAAATATGCGGGTTTGCTGCTCAAATGTTGGAACGCGGAACGGAATTTGCCGAGCAAATTTGTGAGCTGTGTGCCAAAGCCTGTGAGGTATGTGCTGCTGAATGTGGTAAGCACGCCCATGAGCAGTGCAAGCATTGTGCAGAAGCCTGCCGCCGTTGTGTTC